The Mercurialis annua linkage group LG7, ddMerAnnu1.2, whole genome shotgun sequence genome includes the window GTCATTTCTTGTTGCAATTTTTAGAAAGGATATTATTCTATATGATAACCAAATGCTTGCTAGACTACTACTAATTGAATGGTTGCATTAGGAGTAAAATGTGGCATAttatttgttagtgtttcagatCAACAGATTCAACACAATGTTTCTTATATTTGCTAGAAGACTCAGTGAAGAATTCTAGTATCTTTTCTTGTTTACCTTTTAAACTGTGCAAATGTAATCGTGAAGTCTTATGTTGAATCTGATCAATACACCTGAGTTTTTGCTTCAATttgtgaaaatataatttaggCCCTGTACCACATAACCTTCATATCCTGCATGATGTTTTGTTTTCTTGTGAAATTTAGGATTTATTTAGAAGCTAAATGTATATCGTTTGTCATTCTCAAAAGGTGCCCAATCACCATATTTTGTATATTGACTTTGTAGATGTTTAATATAGCTATCTTTCTCTAATTTATCACTAACCACCGAAAACTGAATTTATATGCAGATATGTGGGCAGTTGGCACAATACTGGCTGAGCTGTTTACATCATCCCCTATTTTTCCTGGTGAAAGGTAATATTATTTGAATACATATGTAAATCCATAACCAGGGATAATAAATGTTGAGGTTCTTCAATTTCGTTTAATGGCTGGGGAAATTCTTATGGCTATTTTCGGTAGCCTTGTGAGAACTTGAGAATTTCCTTCTCCAAGCGGACCGCTAGCATGAAGTTAATTCAATCTGCTTTTTAATGctctgcaatttttttttgaattttattatgtAAACAGTGATATTCTATGATAACTTTTTTTCACAATATAAATCTTACTTACTGTTGTATGATAAAGTGAAATCCCATTCAGTTGTAATTCattaaaagtgaaaatataTTAATCAAAAGACAAATTGTTACCTttgacacttttaaaacatcacCATTTTTTGTCCTGATGTTAtgaaaaatagatattttttgtCCTGATGTTATgaaaaatagatttaattttgtCAGAGACGTCCATTAGATGATGACGTTGAGGAGATAAATAGAATATATACAAAGCTGTATTTTCTAATCTTTGTTGTATTtttaaatcatctttttttgcACTCTTGCAAATTTATTGGTTGGCCTATTCATATGTATGAAAGTGCTTTTTAGATGCAAGGCTGTTAATCCATCTGAATTAATTGCATTCTGTCTTGTGAATGGGCAGTGAAATAGATCAACTGTACAAGATATGCTGTGTTCTTGGTACACCTGATTGGACTACATTCCCTGGAGCTACTAATATCTCAGGGTTGATGAATATTTGTTATTCAGAGGCAAGTGTTCAGTCTGTTTTAGCATCTGCTATGGTATGTTTATGCTTTTCGCGATTATTATCTCATTTCTTTTGTTATTCCTGTGTAGGTATTACCTGCCAACCTATCTGACATCATTCCCAACGCTAGCTTGGAAGCCATTGATTTGATCACGGTGCGCATTGATACTATATTACTAATTCTGGCTAccaaaattaaatgattattgggtaaatgattttttattgaACTTAATTGCATTTTGTTAACTTCCATAGCGATTATGTTCATGGGATCCATTAAAGAGGCCAACTGCTGAGCAAGCAATGCAACATCCATTTTTCCATGTAAATATATACCCCTTTTCTAATTTATGTTTAGGTGTTTTACAAGATCAATTTACTAACATGCCTTTGATAGGTGGGCATGTGGGTTCCTCATCCGATCTGTGATCCTCTTGAGCTGAAGCTAAATAGTATGGGTAAGTTTTTCTGACTTCACTTCAGGATCCCGTAAGCATGCAACTTTGAATTAACTGTTTTCCTCCTATTAAACTGCTCAGCAGGAGCAAAGCCAAATCTTGAGTTAAATCTGTGGGATTTTAGTGAACCTGATGACTGTTTCCTTGGCTTGACTTTGGCTGTGAAACCCAGCATTTCAAACATGggtaaataactaaatttattatacttttgCTCTCATATAAAAGGAAAATGCAGTTTCTACCACAAGAGAGATATTGTGTAGTTATTTTCTCTCTTTCATATCTTTGTTGTTGCACTTTTTCCAGAATCTGATGACAGGCTAACATATTTTTACAATTGTAACTCTTATTTCCTGCAGATTCTGACCACAATCTTTCTCATGGTGTGGAGGAGGTGAGTTTCTATGACTACACTCACAATTGCTTCTGTGATAGATTTATATTATGACTTGCATAGCATGATTACTCTTTTGATAAGTTCTGAGAGTTTGTTAATTTCTTTGCACAGAATTTTCTGTTTTGCTCTGATTACAGAGATCATCAAGAACAATCAGGTAATAGTTTGATCATTTCTTCTGCCTTATTAACTGGGTGTTGCATTTGATGGCTAAAAAAAAAGTCCTTGAACTCTTCATTGATAATCTAATGTTGAGAGAAATTAagaattttcattatttttaaatttatggacCTAAGTTAATGTTgagagaaattaaaaatcaaataggATTATTTTCTTCTCAAGATCTTTTACTCTTCTTTTATCATGTGCAGGTTAGAAATTTAGAATTAATTCCCGCTTATCTATTTGTATTCACAtgaaaggaaaagaaaataataattttgtcgGAAACATTGTTTGGGAACAAAAACACAAGGGTAAGGTTCCAATGGAAAAAATGGTCACTAGGCAGGTCattactaatccattgtcaggTATCTGAATGCTGTTTGTAGCAAATAGTGCAAAAAGTCCATGATGTAACTAGTCCTGCTTAAGTTTGGACAAGCCTTACATAAGGCAGAAAGAGAATTGAACTCTTAGATTCTGAGAGTCGTCATAATCATGTATTATTGCATCAATTGATTCCAAGCAAAGTTAATAATATAATACTTTTTCAGCTGTGCCCATAACAAGCTATTTGATTTGTGTTGCAGTGTTCTGGTCTCTGGTATCTCATAATCAAAGTGGACTTCACCCTCTGGTTGATTCACAATTGTCGTTGTCATTCAGGTATTTTCTCGTACATGTATAAACCGGTGACACAGAAATAATAAACTGTCCAAATTACCTCTAATTCATGTGATATTTCATTAcaatattttcttttgtttttatctaCATCGCTAAGCTTTTGGGATATCTTGTCAAAAGGGGCTTCTAATTAATTTGTCATTCATATTTGGTATCTTTTGTCGATCCCATTGAACTAATCCGCATTTAATCACTCTcgcttataaacatcatttgCATTGTTCGCCAAACGAATAATTCATGACATCTGTTATTTACTTGGCAGTTCAATCCAGCATCCATCGATGGTTCCTCAATCATCTGGGTTTACAATTACATCAATGCAGCCTAACATGTTAGATTATCCATTATTGGCAATGTCCTCCCCCATTCAACAAAGCCGTTACCTTTGACCGGCATCGGTCGTAGAGCAAGGAGGGCGTATaaataatttgtaattaataCTTGGTAAAACTATTTGATTTTGTAAAGCTCTTTAGTAGTTTATTTGTGGCTTGATGCAATTGCAAGCATTACCATGCAGAATTAGAATACACTGGACAAAATTTGCTAGGAAAAAGGTGTCAACTGACTTGAGTTTATTTAGAGGTGCCTCATCATCTTGGTgcataaatttttcaaaatcttctGGTACAGAGCactattataaaatttgtaCAAATTCACATGACAATTGAAATGTCTTGAAAATGtaatctattattttattttatttttgagaaaaatgtatTATAACAATTGATGCTATATAATTTGTTGAATTCTTTTAATGCTATATGGAATTAGCTACACTAAAGAGTCAATGTCTGAATGAAccctaaataagtttaaaaccttaaattagattaaatacAAGTGTTAAGGGTGTGCATACAGAATTATaccttaaataattttttttaatatcgaATTGTACTAAATTTATAAGGAAAATTGAAGTAGTTGTCTCagtttatttattagtttattattattaaatttaactgAATTTTTTAATGTGCAAAAttgaactaaattaaaaaattatctttttttaaagtttggacTGACTAATTAAGCCGAACTGAGTTCAACTGAATTTGAGTGTTTGCACACCCTATATAAAGTGTACTAAAATCAAATTTGAGTGTTTGCACACCCTATATAAAGTGTactaaaatcaatcaaaatgtaACCAAACATACATGTGatttgttatatataaattacaaaTCAATAGAAATATTGTACAATTAGGTTGATCTATAGTTGAGTTTACGTTGACTTTTACTCCATCATAGAATTTCTACTATTAAATCAATAGAAATATTATACAtgtgatttttttcttaaattttctgACTTCATTtactttctaaaattaaaaaaaaaattcaagaaattaaaacattaataaatattaaaaattaaattgaagtcACTAagccataatttttttatttatagtataaactttatttatacatattaagaatatagtttaaggaccgaattgaactataattttttttgttaaatcaTTTGATTTAGTTGAATAAAACAAAACTGAACAAAATGACATACATGTTAAGGAAATAAATTGGAGAActatatcatttgatttttttcaaaaaaaaagacgAAAATGCTAATTCCCCATCCTTATAGAAAGTGATCCGAGTGAAGAGGATTATGAGCCAGAGGAGGATTTGAATGAGGAGATATAAGAGAATATGAATCCTTCTAGTAATGGCAGAATGTCTGAGGAGCCATCAGAACTCGTATATCCAGGTTTTGATAGGGATCAGTTCCTAGAGGAAGAGTCACGATTGGGAGATATTAATAGTGTAGTTAGAGAGGAGCGAGATTTTATGCAGTGTGTGAGGAATAGGATGACTCAATGGAGCGGATACATGATCAGAGGGTAGATATTATTAAAGAACAATTCGAGACTCTCACGAGGGATAATAGGTCAGTGTCAGAGTATACTACGAGTTTATGAGATTGAACGGTTTTATACCACTAGGACTGATTACGAGGGATTAATGCAATTTGTGGATATGCATTTTTCTTATATAGCTGAGCAGGCACAGTTGAGGTATAGCACTCGTATTATGGAGAGGGTAATAGATTAGACCAACCCTGTAGTTATAGGTGGAAACCTTAGCGGTATACGATTTAGGAGGGTTAGAGGTCAAGTAGTGAGTTTTAGATATTGTGTTGGTGATGCGGGAGCTGGCCCGAGTGCCCCAGTGGATAGAGATCGTAGTGGCGCAAGCCGCGGAGCTAATGAGGAACCTTGAGGGTTTTACATGTGTTTAAATGTTAATCCTTAAATTAAAATGTGATTTATATAGAAATTGAATAAGTTAATGAGCGTATATCAAAGCTGATGAACCCTAATGAAATAAGGTGATAGAAATAGAAATAAGATGATAAATGttaaattataatagtgatCGAGGCGTTATCCTTGACATCGTAATAATCAATGAAAAGAAGAAAGTGAAGTATTCCGCAAAGTTGAAATTGTCTAAAAcaacttattaaaaaaagttgTGAATGTTTATAAAAAgagttttaattgcaaaattgtGGCCAGTTAGTTATAGTATCTGCGCAAAATAAATGTCATTGCACTACATATTTAGGAATGCATTGAAATTTAAGTAATATGTGACATgcaaatggaaaattatttgtACATACATCATGAGTATATATGAAAGAATTTAACAACTCTTTGGTAATGAGAGATGTCATTGCCCTGACATAATTTTGtaaaatgaaatgtttatgagattttcctttaaaaaagtgttatttcaaaaatggaatttggcaatttattgaaaacaaaGGTATTGGAAAAAGGCGCcaatgttttaaatgattttgagtttttaaTAAGATTTGTTGGACATAACTCTGTGGGAAATAAGCTCGAGGTAACAACACTGTTTGTGAGACAAGAGGAAGTCAAGTACGTTATGATATTCAAATTTAAGAAGAAATTCTTAATGAATATCCGGATTTTCATGCGAGTGCAAATTCAATAACGATTAAGTAGTATTGATATTGGAATAGCTAGAACCGATATCTTTAGAGAGATTTATCGACGGATCGAGCGAAGTAGAGTGACTAAAAAGTCATAAATGTGTGTTATGCTAGAAGCATTAGTTGGAACCATCCTATTGTCAAAGCTATCAGAAGAGTATGGAATGGTGAAGGTAATCGTAAATAAGGAAGTGGTATCGATAAGGTGAACGTACATAAGGAGATAAAGTGAATGTTGATTAAAAAGATAATGATATCGATCAGGATAATGAGGTGAATGAAATAATGAGATTATAATGAGATAGATATAGAAGTATGAGATGGAACATGATTGAAGTAAATCATGACGTTTCATGTGATGCCATGAATAATATTCATGATGAGTTAAAAGGGTAGAAAGATGAGATGGACAAGTATGGCCaagtaatatttaaaattagagt containing:
- the LOC126656056 gene encoding serine/threonine-protein kinase MHK isoform X1, whose product is MERYKFLEELGDGTCGCVFKAINTETYEVVAVKKMKRKFYFWEECMNLREVKALRKLNHPNIIKLKEVVQENNELFFIFEFMEYNLYEIMRRRERPFTEEEIRSFMSQLLQGLAHMHKNGYFHRDLKPENLLVTNDVLKVGDFGLAREVSSAPPYTEYVSTRWYRAPEVLLQSSTYTPAVDMWAVGTILAELFTSSPIFPGESEIDQLYKICCVLGTPDWTTFPGATNISGLMNICYSEVLPANLSDIIPNASLEAIDLITRLCSWDPLKRPTAEQAMQHPFFHVGMWVPHPICDPLELKLNSMAGAKPNLELNLWDFSEPDDCFLGLTLAVKPSISNMDSDHNLSHGVEENFLFCSDYRDHQEQSVFWSLVSHNQSGLHPLVDSQLSLSFSSIQHPSMVPQSSGFTITSMQPNMLDYPLLAMSSPIQQSRYL
- the LOC126656056 gene encoding serine/threonine-protein kinase MHK isoform X2, which gives rise to MERYKFLEELGDGTCGCVFKAINTETYEVVAVKKMKRKFYFWEECMNLREVKALRKLNHPNIIKLKEVVQENNELFFIFEFMEYNLYEIMRRRERPFTEEEIRSFMSQLLQGLAHMHKNGYFHRDLKPENLLVTNDVLKVGDFGLAREVSSAPPYTEYVSTRWYRAPEVLLQSSTYTPAVDMWAVGTILAELFTSSPIFPGESEIDQLYKICCVLGTPDWTTFPGATNISGLMNICYSEVLPANLSDIIPNASLEAIDLITRLCSWDPLKRPTAEQAMQHPFFHVGMWVPHPICDPLELKLNSMGAKPNLELNLWDFSEPDDCFLGLTLAVKPSISNMDSDHNLSHGVEENFLFCSDYRDHQEQSVFWSLVSHNQSGLHPLVDSQLSLSFSSIQHPSMVPQSSGFTITSMQPNMLDYPLLAMSSPIQQSRYL